A segment of the Chitinophagales bacterium genome:
GGACTTATTGGTTTTACATAATTTTGCCTTCTTCTTAGAGTTTAATTTTACGCATAATTCAAACATGGCTCCTTTGGAATTAAATTATACGCTTAATAAAATTGAATACACTGCAAATAAGGTATTGGAGCTTTGTAAAAACAGATATTTTTTTGCATTTTACGGTGAAGTAGGCAGCGGAAAAACCACCATGATCAAAAGCATCTGTATGTTGTTGGGATCTAAGGATACATTTTCCAGCCCTACTTACGCACTTGTTAATGAATACAGTTTGCCTCCCGGAATGAAGAAGGAAAAAATTTTTCATATTGACCTTTATCGATTAAAAAATCCGGAAGAGGCACTGGATATAGATATAGAATCATATTTTTACAATGAAAATGCCTTTGTATTTGTAGAGTGGCCTGAAATGCTTGAATTTCTGTTTCCCCAAAAGGCTGTTTCGCTTTACTTTACAAAACGAAATGCACTGGAACGCAATGTTAAAATAATTCACAATGAGTGAGAAAAAACCTTCCTCCTTTTCCGGTTATGAAGTCCAGTTTGGACTATCTACCCAGGAATCTCCCGCAAAAATTGACAAAGGGGAAGAAAAATTATTTATTGGCATTCCCAACGAAAAATCCTTCCAGGAAAAACGCATAGCATTAACTCCCGAATCAGTAGAAATACTTGTGAGCCACGGGCATCGGGTAATGATAGAAAGTAAAGCAGGAAGCGGCTCCAATTTTACCGATAGAGATTATACAGAAGTGGGCGGAGAAATCGCTTACGATCCCAAAAAAATATTTGAAGCAGAAATTATCTTAAAGGTAGCCCCGCCCAGTGAAGATGAAGTCGATTTGCTAAAATACCACCAGATTTTAATCTCTCCCCTGCATTTGCCCACAATCAAAGAAAATTTTATTCCACATCTGATGCGTAAAAAAATTACTGCACTGGCACTGGAATACATCAAAGACGAATCGGGAACTTTCCCTTTTGTGCGCTCTATGAGTGAAATTGCCGGTAGCTCTGTGATGTTGCTTGCTGCAGAACTCTTGAGTAATACCAGAAACGGACA
Coding sequences within it:
- the tsaE gene encoding tRNA (adenosine(37)-N6)-threonylcarbamoyltransferase complex ATPase subunit type 1 TsaE, with the protein product MAPLELNYTLNKIEYTANKVLELCKNRYFFAFYGEVGSGKTTMIKSICMLLGSKDTFSSPTYALVNEYSLPPGMKKEKIFHIDLYRLKNPEEALDIDIESYFYNENAFVFVEWPEMLEFLFPQKAVSLYFTKRNALERNVKIIHNE